A window from Trinickia violacea encodes these proteins:
- the alr gene encoding alanine racemase, with the protein MPRPILARIHPDSVRHNLQLAKESAPNSRVWAVVKANAYGHGIERIYPALSKADGIALLDLDEAVRVRELGWTKPVLLLEGVFEPRDVEIADAHRLTVAVHCDEQLDLLTAAKPSRPIDIQLKMNSGMNRLGYRPGAYVQAWQRAREMAAIGEIGLMSHFANADDGAIDWQVDEFDAATKDLPGTRSLSNSAAVLWHPQAHRDWVRPGTILYGASPTGSVRHVTGFPLRAAMSLTSKIIGVQTLAPSETIGYGRTFQTEREMRIGVVACGYADGYPRHAPTGTPIAVDGIRTRIVGRVSMDMLTVDLTPCPAAGIGSRVELWGDQVKVDEVAEASGTIGYELMCALARRVPVEIDDASRLGESNDMRRTLVA; encoded by the coding sequence ATGCCACGTCCGATCCTCGCCCGCATTCACCCTGATTCGGTCCGTCACAATCTCCAGCTTGCGAAAGAGAGCGCGCCAAACTCGCGCGTCTGGGCCGTCGTCAAAGCGAACGCCTATGGCCACGGCATCGAGCGGATTTACCCCGCACTGTCCAAAGCCGACGGCATCGCGCTGCTCGATCTCGATGAAGCCGTGCGCGTGCGAGAGCTCGGCTGGACAAAGCCGGTGCTGCTGCTCGAAGGGGTCTTTGAGCCCCGTGACGTCGAGATCGCCGACGCGCATCGCCTGACCGTCGCCGTCCATTGCGACGAGCAGCTCGATCTGCTGACGGCCGCGAAGCCGAGCCGGCCGATCGACATCCAACTGAAAATGAATTCCGGCATGAACCGCTTGGGCTATCGGCCCGGCGCCTACGTGCAAGCATGGCAACGTGCGCGGGAGATGGCGGCGATCGGCGAGATCGGCCTGATGAGCCACTTCGCGAACGCCGACGACGGCGCCATCGATTGGCAAGTCGACGAGTTCGACGCAGCCACGAAAGACCTCCCCGGCACGCGTTCCCTCTCGAACTCGGCGGCGGTGCTTTGGCATCCGCAAGCGCACCGCGACTGGGTGCGGCCCGGCACGATCTTGTACGGCGCGTCGCCGACGGGCTCGGTGCGGCATGTCACGGGCTTCCCGCTGCGCGCGGCGATGTCGCTGACGAGCAAGATCATCGGCGTTCAGACGTTGGCGCCCAGCGAAACCATCGGCTACGGACGAACCTTCCAAACCGAACGCGAGATGCGCATCGGCGTGGTCGCGTGCGGCTATGCCGACGGCTATCCGCGCCACGCGCCGACCGGCACACCGATCGCGGTCGACGGCATCCGCACGCGGATTGTCGGGCGCGTATCGATGGACATGCTGACCGTCGACCTCACGCCGTGCCCGGCAGCAGGCATCGGCTCGCGCGTCGAGCTATGGGGCGATCAAGTGAAGGTCGACGAAGTGGCGGAGGCGTCCGGCACGATCGGCTACGAGCTGATGTGCGCGCTGGCGCGGCGCGTGCCGGTCGAGATCGATGACGCGAGCCGCCTCGGAGAGTCGAACGACATGCGCCGAACGCTGGTGGCATAA
- a CDS encoding xanthine dehydrogenase family protein molybdopterin-binding subunit, which yields MTTDTTDIVDDVARPARRTFLKGAGTVAAVALTIGFEWAGPARRAFAAAPAHSGGTFAPNAFLRIGADDSVTVIAKHVELGQGAYTGIATIVAEELDADWTQVRVESAPADAKRYANLAFGTIQGTGGSSAMANSWMQLRQAGAKARAMLISAAAAKWKVPAARLRTERGSVVDPASGRRATYGSLVSAAAKLPVPDTVTLKDPKDFKLIGAKIPRVDAAAKSNGTAQFTIDVTFPGMVVALMQRPPLFGATVKSFDATAAKAVPGVVDVVQVPRGVAVVGKSFWAAKQGRDALKVEWDDTNAEKRSSADIMASYRQLVDQPGNPARVAGDASQAIQGAAKKISATYEFPYLAHAPMEPLDAVVKLTADSCEIWAGDQFQTVDQANAARTAGLPPEKVSIHTLYAGGSFGRRANTESDYIVEAVSIAKALGANGTPVKLQWTREDDIHGGRYRPMYFHKLEAGLDANGQLIGWHHHIVGQSILGGTPFAAVMVKDGIDSTSVEGAANIAYAIPNVNVELTTTQSAVPVLWWRVVGSSHTAFAVEAFMDEAAHAAGQDPYTFRRNLLEHEPRMKAVLDLAAQRAGWSSTPLPAGKGRGIAVAEAFNTYVAQVAEVTVDKDGKVKVDRVVCAVDCGTPINPDIIAAQMEGGIGFGLGAMLYGAITLKDGRVEQNNFDGYQVLRMDAMPKVEVVIVPSGEAPTGVGEPGVAPVGPAVANAIFAATGKRIHALPYVGKSEA from the coding sequence ATGACGACCGATACGACCGATATCGTTGATGACGTCGCGCGCCCGGCGCGGCGCACGTTTCTGAAGGGCGCGGGCACGGTGGCTGCCGTGGCGCTCACCATCGGCTTCGAATGGGCCGGCCCGGCGCGGCGCGCGTTCGCGGCGGCTCCGGCCCATTCGGGCGGCACCTTCGCGCCCAACGCGTTCCTGCGCATCGGCGCCGACGACAGCGTGACCGTGATTGCGAAGCACGTCGAATTGGGCCAGGGCGCTTACACGGGCATCGCCACGATCGTCGCGGAAGAGCTCGACGCCGATTGGACGCAGGTGCGCGTCGAGAGCGCGCCGGCCGATGCAAAGCGCTACGCGAATCTCGCATTCGGCACGATACAGGGCACGGGCGGCAGCTCGGCCATGGCGAATTCGTGGATGCAGCTTCGCCAAGCCGGTGCGAAAGCGCGCGCGATGCTCATCTCGGCGGCGGCCGCGAAATGGAAGGTGCCGGCCGCTCGGCTGCGTACCGAACGCGGCAGCGTCGTCGACCCGGCGAGCGGCCGCCGCGCGACCTACGGTTCGCTGGTCTCCGCCGCGGCCAAGCTGCCCGTGCCGGATACCGTCACGCTCAAAGACCCCAAGGATTTCAAGCTGATCGGCGCGAAGATCCCGCGCGTGGACGCGGCGGCGAAGTCGAACGGCACGGCCCAGTTCACGATCGACGTTACGTTCCCCGGCATGGTCGTGGCGCTCATGCAGCGTCCGCCGCTGTTCGGCGCGACGGTGAAGTCGTTCGATGCGACCGCGGCCAAGGCGGTGCCCGGCGTGGTGGATGTCGTGCAGGTGCCGCGCGGCGTGGCTGTCGTCGGCAAGAGCTTCTGGGCCGCGAAGCAGGGACGCGACGCGCTCAAGGTCGAGTGGGACGACACGAACGCCGAAAAGCGCAGCTCGGCGGACATCATGGCTTCGTACCGCCAGCTCGTCGACCAGCCGGGCAATCCGGCGCGCGTTGCAGGCGACGCGTCGCAAGCGATCCAGGGCGCCGCCAAGAAAATTTCCGCCACCTACGAGTTTCCGTACCTCGCGCACGCGCCGATGGAGCCGCTCGATGCGGTCGTGAAGCTCACGGCCGATAGCTGCGAGATCTGGGCCGGCGACCAGTTCCAGACCGTCGACCAAGCCAACGCCGCGCGCACGGCGGGCCTGCCGCCCGAGAAGGTGAGCATCCACACGCTCTACGCGGGCGGCAGCTTCGGGCGGCGCGCGAACACCGAGTCGGACTACATCGTCGAAGCGGTGTCGATCGCCAAGGCGCTCGGCGCGAACGGCACGCCGGTCAAGCTGCAATGGACGCGCGAGGACGACATCCACGGCGGCCGCTATCGCCCGATGTATTTCCACAAGCTCGAAGCAGGCCTCGACGCCAACGGTCAGTTGATCGGCTGGCATCACCACATCGTCGGGCAGTCCATCCTCGGAGGTACACCGTTCGCGGCCGTGATGGTCAAGGACGGCATCGATTCGACTTCCGTCGAGGGCGCCGCGAACATCGCCTACGCGATTCCGAACGTCAACGTCGAATTGACGACGACGCAATCGGCGGTGCCGGTGCTGTGGTGGCGGGTTGTCGGCAGCTCGCATACCGCGTTTGCCGTCGAAGCGTTCATGGACGAAGCGGCGCACGCGGCCGGGCAGGACCCCTACACGTTCCGGCGGAACCTGCTCGAGCACGAGCCGCGCATGAAGGCGGTGCTCGACCTGGCGGCCCAGCGCGCAGGGTGGAGCAGCACGCCGCTGCCTGCGGGCAAGGGCCGCGGCATCGCGGTCGCCGAGGCGTTCAACACCTACGTCGCGCAGGTCGCCGAGGTGACCGTCGACAAGGACGGCAAGGTCAAGGTCGATCGCGTGGTCTGCGCGGTGGACTGCGGCACGCCGATCAACCCCGACATCATCGCGGCGCAGATGGAAGGCGGCATCGGCTTCGGCCTCGGCGCGATGCTCTACGGCGCCATCACGCTCAAGGACGGTCGCGTCGAGCAGAACAACTTCGACGGCTACCAAGTGCTGCGCATGGATGCCATGCCGAAGGTCGAGGTGGTGATCGTGCCGTCAGGCGAAGCGCCTACCGGCGTGGGCGAGCCGGGTGTGGCGCCGGTCGGGCCCGCCGTGGCGAATGCGATTTTCGCGGCCACGGGCAAGCGCATTCATGCGCTGCCGTACGTGGGGAAAAGCGAGGCTTGA
- a CDS encoding (2Fe-2S)-binding protein has protein sequence MSISFTLNGKPTTLDADPNMPLLWAIREVAGLHGTKFGCGMAQCGACTVHLEGQATRSCVLPLAAVAGRHVTTIEGLESKPAKAVQAAWVKLQVPQCGYCQSGQIMSASALLEQNHAPTDADIDAAMSGNICRCATYTRIRAAIHSAADSIKG, from the coding sequence ATGTCCATCTCCTTCACTCTCAACGGCAAGCCCACCACGCTGGATGCCGATCCCAACATGCCCTTGCTGTGGGCGATCCGCGAAGTCGCGGGGCTGCACGGCACGAAGTTCGGCTGCGGCATGGCGCAATGCGGCGCGTGCACGGTCCATCTCGAAGGGCAGGCCACGCGCTCGTGCGTGCTGCCGCTCGCGGCCGTCGCCGGCCGGCACGTGACCACGATCGAAGGCTTGGAGAGCAAGCCCGCGAAGGCCGTGCAGGCGGCGTGGGTCAAGCTCCAGGTGCCGCAATGCGGCTACTGCCAATCCGGGCAGATCATGTCGGCCTCGGCGCTCCTGGAACAAAACCACGCGCCCACCGATGCCGACATCGACGCCGCGATGAGCGGCAACATCTGCCGCTGCGCGACCTACACGCGCATTCGCGCGGCCATCCACAGCGCCGCCGACTCGATCAAGGGATAA
- a CDS encoding MFS transporter, producing the protein MHNVADKLAVPPRADFTRFIVAIVIGNGFVAYDFTVYSFSALLIGKLYFPSSSPASSVLLSLATFGAGFVMRPLGAVLIGHIADTRGRKAGMTVSLLLMTIGTWTIACLPTAASIGAAATVLMVAARLMQGLAAGGEIGPASATLMESVPYERRCFMVSWRGASQGAAAFAAALVGALTAALLSPAAIEAWGWRIPFVLGGLIGPVGWYLRRRMPAPSQDRQPRGPSPARLLAEHPRTLVYGILNMAASSVSIYLTVFYMPAYLVRTLHRPAAFSMLTACLSGLVILLVTPLFGRAADRHASRKTLQYVALVASLAAAYPMFWALTHGVSDIAALVIITAYVAVAVNNAGPSSTMMLEALPKHQRAAGVAVIYALGVVIFGGFSPFLVTWLIELTRNPMIPAWYLMAATVITLVGLHRFPESRGSMGSHPPRAPESD; encoded by the coding sequence ATGCACAACGTAGCCGACAAGTTAGCCGTTCCGCCCCGAGCCGATTTCACGCGCTTCATCGTTGCGATCGTGATCGGCAACGGCTTTGTCGCCTACGACTTCACCGTCTACAGTTTCTCCGCGCTCCTGATCGGCAAGCTGTACTTTCCATCGAGCAGCCCCGCGTCATCCGTTCTGCTCTCGCTCGCCACCTTCGGCGCGGGCTTCGTGATGCGGCCGCTCGGCGCGGTCCTGATCGGCCATATCGCCGACACGCGCGGCCGCAAAGCCGGCATGACCGTTTCCTTGCTATTGATGACGATCGGCACGTGGACCATCGCGTGCCTGCCGACGGCTGCGTCGATCGGCGCCGCGGCCACCGTGCTCATGGTCGCCGCGCGATTGATGCAAGGGCTCGCGGCGGGGGGCGAGATCGGGCCGGCGTCGGCGACGTTGATGGAGTCTGTGCCCTACGAGCGCCGCTGTTTCATGGTGAGCTGGCGCGGTGCGAGCCAAGGCGCGGCAGCGTTCGCGGCGGCGCTAGTGGGTGCATTGACCGCCGCGCTGCTCTCGCCTGCGGCGATAGAAGCGTGGGGATGGCGCATTCCGTTCGTGCTGGGCGGCCTGATCGGCCCGGTCGGCTGGTACCTGCGGCGCCGCATGCCGGCGCCGAGCCAGGACCGGCAGCCGCGCGGACCCTCGCCCGCGCGCTTGCTGGCTGAGCATCCGCGCACGCTCGTCTACGGCATCCTGAACATGGCCGCGTCATCGGTGAGCATCTATCTGACCGTGTTCTACATGCCGGCCTATCTGGTGCGCACGTTGCACCGGCCTGCCGCGTTCAGCATGCTGACCGCGTGCCTGTCGGGTCTCGTGATCCTGCTGGTAACGCCGCTCTTCGGCCGTGCCGCCGACCGGCACGCGAGCCGCAAGACGCTGCAATACGTGGCGCTTGTGGCCTCGCTGGCCGCCGCCTACCCCATGTTCTGGGCGCTGACCCACGGCGTCAGCGACATCGCCGCGCTCGTCATCATCACGGCCTATGTGGCGGTAGCGGTGAACAACGCCGGCCCGAGCTCAACGATGATGCTCGAAGCGCTTCCGAAGCATCAGCGTGCGGCCGGCGTCGCCGTGATCTACGCGCTCGGCGTGGTGATCTTCGGCGGATTCTCGCCGTTCCTCGTGACATGGCTCATCGAGCTGACGCGCAACCCGATGATTCCCGCGTGGTATCTGATGGCGGCGACCGTCATCACGCTCGTTGGCTTGCATCGCTTTCCCGAGTCCCGCGGATCGATGGGCTCTCATCCTCCGCGCGCGCCGGAGTCCGACTAA